The following are encoded together in the Canis aureus isolate CA01 chromosome 30, VMU_Caureus_v.1.0, whole genome shotgun sequence genome:
- the LOC144302034 gene encoding uncharacterized protein LOC144302034 — MGSGTPRPSSPGPHPRGASAGGTLALPAHARVSGGAREASAHPAAPGASGSKIKALPGRQLRFVGTVPRSAPDSRLEPPTHPLYGCDQSRPVPQSVASEASWLSPCTRKRVASRPRRMTGDFLPPLHLPGAALLLSSPPSFCTFSGHAEDPGPPAHGPVPRGQPGLGRLCLWRSSESQSCLQPPPTAFAFCQTSSAAFLEPHPQTRQTH; from the exons ATGGGCTCGGGGACACCCCGGCCTTCCAGCCCCGGGCCGCACCCCCGTGGTGCATCCGCGGGCGGGACTCTTGCCCTCCCCGCCCACGCCCGCGTCTCTGGAGGGGCCAGGGAAGCAAGCGCCCACCCGGCCGCCCCGGGAGCCTCCGGCAGCAAGATCAAGGCCCTGCCCGGCCGGCAGCTCCGGTTCGTCGGCACCGTCCCCAGATCGGCCCCCGACAGCCGTTTGGAG CCACCAACACACCCCTTGTACGGCTGCGATCAGTCCCGCCCTGTTCCACAGTCGGTGGCATCTGAGGCGTCCTGGCTGTCACCCTGCACCCGGAAACGCGTCGCCTCCCGCCCACGAAGGATGACGGGTGACTTCCTCCCACCCCTGCACCTGCCGGGCGCTGCCCTCCTCCTGTCGTCCCCCCCTTCATTCTGCACCTTCTCCGGACATGCCGAGGACCCAGGCCCTCCTGCTCACGGCCCCGTCCCTCGGGGACAGCCCGGCCTCGGCCGCCTCTGCCTCTGGAGGTCCAGCGAGTCCCAGAGCTGCCTGCAGCCTCCACCCACCGCCTTCGCCTTCTGCCAAACCAGCTCGGCCGCCTTCCTCGAGCCGCATCCACAGACTCGACAGACCCACTGA